Sequence from the Cytophagia bacterium CHB2 genome:
GGTTGCCGCGACTATGCCCGTGTGGATATGCGCCTGTCGCAAGACAATCAACCGTATATTGTCGAGGTGAATCCCAATCCAGATATTTCGCCGGACGCTGGATTCTCACGTTCGGCGCAGGCTTCGGGACGGTCTTATACGCAGCTGGTGGGCGACATCATTGCGTGCGCCTTGAAACGTGGAGAACGTCATGATCACCATTCGCGCCCTGCGTCGCGACGATCGCCTGCCTATCAAGCAAATTTTGCTTGAGACGGGCAACTTTACCAAAGTAGAGATTGAAGTCGCGCTCGAGTTGATCGACATTTACCTCGATCGGCCCGAACAGAAAGATTACATTCTCTATTGCGCCGTCGATCAACATGATCGCGTGGCCGGTTATGTTTGTTATGGCCCGACGCCGATGACCGAAGGCACGTGGGATCTTTATTGGATTGCTGTTGATCCCAAACGCCAGGGCAGCGGCGTCGGTAAAGCCTTGCTTGATTTTGTCGAAAACCGGATTCGAGCGCAAAACGCCCGCCTGTTAATGATTGAAACCTCCTCCAAGCCCAATTACAACGCCACGCGGCAATTCTATTTCCGTCAAAATTATCAAGAAATTGCCCGCATCCCCGACTTTTACGCGGTCGGGGATGACCGTGTCATTTATCGCAAATTGCTGCGCGACTAGTACATTACCTTAGAAAATTTATCCGTCGTTGAATGTCATCCGGGAGGGATATTGTGAAGTTGCAGGCAGATTGCTGAATGCTTCACAAGATTCGGTGAATGACATTTCAATGGAGCCACTTCTAAAAATTAAGGTAT
This genomic interval carries:
- a CDS encoding GNAT family N-acetyltransferase, giving the protein MITIRALRRDDRLPIKQILLETGNFTKVEIEVALELIDIYLDRPEQKDYILYCAVDQHDRVAGYVCYGPTPMTEGTWDLYWIAVDPKRQGSGVGKALLDFVENRIRAQNARLLMIETSSKPNYNATRQFYFRQNYQEIARIPDFYAVGDDRVIYRKLLRD